One window from the genome of Osmerus eperlanus chromosome 3, fOsmEpe2.1, whole genome shotgun sequence encodes:
- the LOC134017653 gene encoding BCL-6 corepressor-like isoform X3 yields MVDARLTPLAAMGLDRSALMRDGLRLHGGVVYPGIRAVSAEKSRDNPAVLPLGYGRDGFTDLYKPDLGLDNRKASNGYLGLYKSPPPGLHKPLLLPGSEGLGLDRRVGGEKSTELGLGGAATGASFIHLPWLSPYPEAGMYPFMDSSKYAALNMYKASLLSQPSSYFPQHLAYQSLCAAQGGNINPNVATSAAERLYFMPPYPPSPLSSSLVAPPVRIPAVSVAPSSLVHCQEKGLGVGPRIHHESSPYGQQLLQVPPPPKHHQTPTDRERDREKDRDIEMDRDRERERERPTSRSGKPCRPPSSKPPPTTSGCNSSSISGLPIDSSPRASSRLPQPPPPLIDTSDLQRLGPRTGQLTSSSSTTKSMPHAFYMSSVAPENPSPARPSSHKPRPRDGGLELRVGGCEKRPSHSPSKPSTEWPVHPTPSTKDLPEKPLDLSGRMLEYGLTPNGYPAKLDALAMARGATGGRYSLPPSREHQKETHFNPTVSSTSSKASERPEMISTLHSSWVVPTPTPSSTHAHHLALPQSPRPSPDQTQPLPQTSSSSSVIKHKGLEKVLPQPQCSPNSRLGESINPSLATSIPLSPKPNGDWLKHSPGQSESSSVFTNHREIQEKISKAAKRPEPPTQDVSSFKRQCMENGHTPSHLYLPQGEAYLPPSLAYANRYLPYPVPDGMSLHPLPHTMPGKGPVYPHPVLLGGNSLYPAHLAAPKHSLPYHHSLPPAASHAAGEYLTYNSQEMVHPLMHPHPNSNPQERTGDGSLSKPEREASEQGGNQTKQPSYTERIVCIDLVHSDTDGECYPSSNKHTPPLPPPIQHSRGSKKECCHDNQNGREADRESKHQHHQHDNRHLSISQKPNPPDRHQETTSCGRPRAPQDTGCPGMASTPPKGSPVRMSRPGENPEDRGPSPDPADTVEQDQSTLRCARTSGERTSREEREERDRREPPHASLRNPDLGREVHVERDRESERESEREDSMADLEESHGEGDEEEGGHESCKTSRRSSLAKRIANSSGYVGDRIKCVTTELYADSSKLSREQRALQRAMMRFSELELKEKEGGGECVSASAAGRDLADSQRRDRELEICQHTARHTGREGGPTAYGSNRVPVLQRCGAQSKAHQNLFPGQGAPDWAQAGCQSGARDRSRKAMREGESGLPVECRVEENPGLELLPSRKRAHSSQREGEEEEKRERGSHPETNLKASSDDDLTVNAGKLSVPGEEDDEEVQKLKVCIELKGLRLSKPSSTSPDRPEVKEDRAWPHQLRPSEPDVKAVTQTAEINRSWANARITNTENKQAATPNLRHPRERPPTQGPISVDRDRGPRGELRRGPSGGPGVPLCPPSPVALQPPATDTPPLKSRRHSDGDKPKGKRPCKTKHTGPRVEKEGDRRREACVKSTNHHRSLADTKPVPEDKVSEQRVDPHLQRKTPSYPADYTCSPPLPQMHPSRPVPAEGPGELPLVTPAESPVVRPIPPEARRLIVNKNAGETLLQRAARLGYEEVVLYCLENRVCEVNHRDYAGYCALHEACARGWINIVTHLLEHGADINCSAQDGTRPLHDAVENNHLDVVRVLLSYGADPTLATYSGRGLLKMTHSHSMERFLTEYFADLQGRTDDDPGVFWEFYGSAVCESADEGYVFDILAEPPGPEKEDPREVFEFEFSDRPLLPCYNIQVSLFQGPRNWLLLSDVLQRLRISARSFRSTFPHLEVVTVAEAEFYRQASLSQLFSCPDELDAFQPDSKELLDLVEGSPELATMLGSSLECLDDHWDEPKEANKKTNTVVNSKAVCNSKAISNAKAMVMAKANVNANMKAMAKNNAMAKMDPKANAKAMARAMANADAKAKAKAMANVMAKADANAKAKQGS; encoded by the exons ATG GTGGACGCCAGACTGACGCCCCTGGCCGCCATGGGGCTGGACCGCAGTGCTCTTATGCGTGATGGGCTCCGCCTCCATGGCGGCGTGGTGTACCCAGGGATCCGGGCTGTGTCGGCAGAGAAAAGCCGCGACAACCCCGCTGTCCTCCCGTTAGGCTACGGGCGTGACGGCTTCACGGATCTCTACAAGCCCGACCTCGGCCTTGACAACCGCAAGGCTTCCAATGGGTATCTGGGCCTGTATAAGagccctcctccaggcctccacaagcctctcctgctgcctgggTCTGAGGGCCTGGGGTTGGACCGGAGAGTGGGGGGTGAGAAGTCGacagagctggggctggggggtgctGCCACTGGGGCTAGCTTCATCCATCTGCCCTGGCTCAGCCCCTACCCAGAGGCAGGGATGTATCCCTTCATGGACTCCTCCAAGTACGCTGCCCTCAATATGTACAAGGCCTCCCTGCTATCCCAGCCAAGCTCTTACTTTCCCCAGCACCTGGCCTACCAGTCCCTATGTGCGGCCCAAGGAGGCAACATCAACCCCAACGTAGCCACCTCCGCTGCCGAGAGACTGTACTTCATGCCCCCGTACCCCCCgtcacccctctcttcctcgctaGTGGCTCCTCCCGTGAGGATCCCCGCTGTGTCTGTGGCCCCCAGCTCTTTGGTGCATTGCCAGGAAAAAGGGCTCGGTGTGGGACCTCGCATCCACCACGAGAGCTCACCGTATGGTCAGCAGCTCCTTCaagttcctcctccccccaaacACCACCAGACTcccacagacagggagagggaccgaGAGAAAGATAGGGACATAGAGatggacagggacagagagagggagagggagagacccacCAGTAGGAGTGGTAAACCCTGCAGACCTCCCTCCAGTaaaccccccccaaccaccagcGGCTGTAATAGCAGTAGTATCAGTGGTCTCCCCATAGACTCCTCCCCCCGGGCCTCCTCacgcctcccccagcctcctccccctctaatTGACACCTCAGACTTACAAAGGCTGGGTCCCAGAACAGGGCAACTAACCTCTTCCTCGTCCACCACAAAGTCCATGCCTCATGCCTTCTACATGAGCAGTGTGGCTCCAGAGAATCCCTCTCCTGCCCGCCCCAGTTCCCACAAACCAAGGCCGAGAGATGGGGGCCTGGAGCTCCGGGTTGGGGGCTGTGAGAAGAGACCTAGTCATTCCCCCTCCAAACCCTCCACAGAGTGGCCGGTCCATCCAACTCCGTCTACCAAAGACCTCCCCGAGAAGCCTCTGGACTTGTCTGGCAGAATGTTGGAGTATGGCCTGACCCCCAATGGCTACCCTGCAAAGCTCGATGCTCTAGCCATGGCTAGGGGGGCGACAGGGGGGCGAtacagcctgcctcccagccggGAGCATCAAAAGGAAACCCACTTCAACCCCACTGTCAGCAGCACTTCCTCCAAGGCCTCTGAGAGACCAGAGATGATCAGCACTTTACACTCCTCATGGGTGGtgcccaccccaacccccagcTCCACCCACGCACACCACCTAGCTTTGCCCCAGTCCCCCAGACCGAGCCCAGACCAGACGCAGCCCCTACCCCagacctcctcatcctcctctgttATCAAACATAAGGGCCTGGAGAAagtcctgccccagcctcaatGTTCTCCTAATTCCAGGTTAGGAGAGTCCATCAACCCCTCTCTGGCAACCTCTATCCCCTTGTCCCCCAAGCCTAATGGTGATTGGCTGAAACATAGCCCAGGCCAATCAGAGAGCTCTTCGGTGTTCACCAATCACAGAGAGATCCAGGAGAAGATTTCGAAAGCAGCAAAGAGACCCGAGCCACCGACTCAAGACGTATCGTCCTTTAAACGCCAATGTATGGAGAATGGACACACCCCTAGCCACCTGTACTTGCCACAGGGTGAGGCCTATCTGCCCCCCAGCCTAGCGTACGCCAACCGGTACCTGCCCTACCCCGTCCCAGACGGCATGTCCCTTCACCCCCTACCCCATACAATGCCGGGTAAGGGCCCAGTTTACCCCCACCCTGTACTGCTGGGGGGCAACAGCCTGTATCCTGCCCACCTAGCAGCCCCCAAACATTCCCTACCTTACCATCACAGTCTACCACCGGCAGCTAGCCATGCAGCTGGGGAGTACCTCACCTACAACTCCCAGGAAATGGTCCACCCTCTGATGCACCCTCACCCGAACAGCAATCCCCAAGAACGGACAGGAGATGGGAGCCTGTCCAAGCCTGAGAGGGAGGCAAGCGAGCAGGGTGGAAATCAGACCAAGCAACCCTCCTACACGGAAAGAATAGTGTGTATTGACCTGGTTCACTCTGACACAGATGGAGAATGTTACCCGTcctccaacaaacacacaccacctctgCCACCACCCATCCAACACAGCAGGGGCAGCAAAAAGGAATGTTGTCACGATAACCAAAACGGGAGGGAGGCAGATCGTGAATCAAAACACCAGCATCATCAGCATGATAATCGTCATCTCAGCATCAGCCAAAAACCCAACCCCCCAGACAGGCATCAAGAGACCACCTCATGTGGGAGACCCAGGGCACCCCAGGACACAGGCTGCCCTGGCATGGCCTCTACCCCACCTAAAGGCAGCCCTGTTAGGATGAGCAGGCCAGGAGAGAACCCTGAGGACCGTGGCCCAAGCCCAGACCCTGCAGACACGGTGGAGCAGGACCAGAGCACCCTGCGCTGTGCCAGGACCTCTGGAGAGAGGAcctccagagaggagagggaggagagggacagacgaGAGCCACCCCATGCCAGTCTGCGCAACCCAGACCTGGGAAGGGAGGTTCATGTGGAGAGGgaccgagagagtgagagagagagtgagcgagaagaCAGCATGGCTGACCTGGAAGAGTCCcatggagagggggatgaggaggagggcggtCACGAATCGTGTAAAACTTCGCGGAGGTCCAGCCTGGCCAAACGGATTGCTAATTCTTCGGGCTACGTTGGCGACCGCATCAAATGTGTGACCACCGAGCTGTACGCTGACTCCAGCAAGTTGAGCCGTGAACAGCGCGCCCTACAG CGGGCAATGATGCGGTTCTCGGAGCTGGagctgaaggagaaggagggcggcggggagtgtgtgtctgcatcggCAGCAGGACGGGACTTGGCTGACAGCCAgcgcagagacagagagctggaaATCTGCCAACACACCGCCAGGcatacagggagggagg GTGGCCCGACAGCCTATGGCAGTAACAGAGTACCAGTGCTCCAGAGGTGTGGAGCTCAGAGCAAGGCTCACCAGAACCTGTTCCCTGGGCAGGGAGCCCCAGACTGGGCGCAGGCTGGCTGCCAGAGTGGGGCACGGGACAGATCCCGGAAGGCAATGCGGGAGGGGGAAAGTGGACTACCAGTGGAGTGTCGGGTTGAGGAGAACCCTGGCCTGGAGTTATTGCCCTCCAGGAAACGTGCACACAGCtctcagagagaaggagaagaagaggagaagagagagagagggagccatcCAGAGACGAACTTGAAAGCCAGCAGTG ATGACGACCTCACCGTCAATGCCGGTAAACTGTCTGTGCCTGGCGAAGAGGACGATGAAGAGGTGCAGAAGCTGAAGGTTTGTATTGAACTGAAGGGACTTCGCCTCAGCAAGCCCAGCTCCACCTCTCCGGACAGACCAGAGGTCAAAGAGGACAGGGCGTGGCCTCATCAACTAAGGCCCAGTGAACCGGATGTGAAAGCAGTGACTCAGACGGCAGAGATCAATCGAAGCTGGGCTAATGCAAGGATAACAAACACAGAAAATAAACAAG CAGCCACTCCGAATCTTCGGCATCCAAGGGAAAGACCACCCACGCAGGGACCCATTTCTGTGGACAGGGACCGAGGCCCCAGGGGGGAGCTCAGGAGGGGGCCGTCTGGGGGACCAGGAGTGCCCCTGTGCCCCCCTTCTCCAgtggccctccagccccctgccacgGACACACCTCCCCTCAAATCCCGTCGTCACAGCGACGGGGACAAACCGAAGGGCAAGCGGCCATGCAAAACCAAGCATACCGGCCCGAGAGTGGAGAAAGAGGGTGACCGGAGGAGAGAGGCATGCGTGAAAAGCACCAACCACCACCGCAGCCTAGCGGATACAAAACCAGTCCCGGAAGACAAG GTCAGTGAGCAGCGTGTTGACCCCCACCTCCAGAGAAAGACCCCCTCTTATCCGGCTGACTACACGTGCTCTCCACCACTCCCCCAGATGCACCCCTCCAGGCCTGTTCCTGCAGAGGGACCAGGGGAATTGCCCCTTGTGACCCCTGCAGAGTCCCCAGTCGTCCGACCCATTCCGCCAGAGGCCCGGAGACTTATAGTGAACAAGAATGCTGGAGAAACACTGCTACAGAGAGCTGCACGGCTAGGCTATGAG GAAGTGGTGTTGTACTGCCTGGAGAaccgtgtgtgtgaggtgaaccACCGTGACTACGCTGGCTACTGCGCTCTCCACGAGGCCTGTGCACGTGGCTGGATCAACATAGTCACACACCTGCTGGAGCATGGTGCCGACATCAACTGCAGCGCGCAGGATggcaccag GCCCCTTCATGATGCGGTAGAGAACAACCACTTGGATGTGGTGCGTGTGCTGCTGTCCTATGGCGCTGATCCAACCCTGGCCACCTACTCTGGCCGCGGCCTGCTGAAGATGACCCACAGTCACAGCATGGAGCGCTTCCTCACCG AGTACTTTGCTGACCTGCAGGGTCGTACAGATGATGACCCGGGGGTCTTCTGGGAATTCTACGGCAGTGCAGTGTGTG aGTCTGCCGATGAGGGGTATGTGTTTGACATCCTAGCAGAGCCCCCGGGACCAGAGAAGGAAGACCCGAGGGAGGTGTTTGAATTTGAGTTCTCCGAccgccctctccttccctgctaCAACATCCAGGTTTCACTATTCCAGGG ACCCAGAAACTGGCTTCTTCTCTCAGATGTGCTGCAGAGGTTGAGAATATCTGCTCGGTCTTTCCGTTCCACCTTCCCCCACCTGGAGGTGGTGACTGTGGCCGAGGCAGAGTTCTACCGCCAGGCCTCCTTGTCTCAGCTCTTCTCCTGCCCTGACGAGCTGGACGCCTTCCAACCAGACAGCAAGGAGCTGCTGGACCTTGTGGAGGGGAGCCCTGAGCTGGCTACCATGCTGGGCTCCAGCCTGGAGTGTCTGGATGACCATTGGGATGAGCCTAAGGAGGCTAACAAGAAGACTAATACTGTGGTTAACTCTAAAGCAGTATGTAACTCTAAGGCAATTTCTAACGCTAAGGCAATGGTTATGGCTAAGGCTAATGTCAATGCCAATATGAAGGCTATGGCTAAGAATAATGCTATGGCTAAGATGGACCCTAAGGCAAATGCAAAGGCCATGGCCAGGGCCATGGCTAATGCTGATGCTAAGGCTAAAGCTAAGGCTATGGCTAATGTAATGGCTAAGGCTGATGCTAATGCTAAGGCTAAGCAGGGATCGTGA